The proteins below are encoded in one region of Manihot esculenta mitochondrion, complete genome:
- the rps13 gene encoding ribosomal protein S13 has translation MSYISGARFVADEQVRIASTKMDGIGPKKAIQVRYRLGISGNIKIKELTKYQIDQIEQMIGQDHVVHWELKRGERADIERLISISCYRGIRHQDGLPLRGQRTHTNARTCRKLIRK, from the coding sequence ATGTCATATATTTCAGGAGCTAGATTTGTTGCCGATGAACAAGTAAGAATTGCCTCAACAAAAATGGATGGAATTGGACCTAAAAAAGCCATTCAGGTTCGTTATCGATTAGGTATCAGTGGGAACATAAAGATAAAAGAGTTAACTAAGTATCAGATCGACCAAATTGAACAAATGATAGGTCAAGATCATGTTGTTCATTGGGAATTGAAAAGGGGAGAACGAGCAGACATCGAACGATTAATTTCTATTTCTTGTTATCGTGGAATTCGTCATCAAGATGGATTGCCCTTACGCGGTCAACGAACTCATACTAATGCTAGAACTTGTCGCAAGCTAATTCGGAAATGA
- the nad9 gene encoding NADH dehydrogenase subunit 9, whose translation MDNQSIFKYSWETLPKKWVKKMERSEHGNRSDTNSDYLFQLLCFLKLHTYTRVQVSIDICGVDHPSRKRRFEVVYNLLSTRYNSRIRVQTSADEVTRISPVVSLFPSAGRWEREVWDMFGVSSINHPDLRRISTDYGFEGHPLRKDLPLSGYVEVRYDDPEKRVVSEPIEMTQEFRYFDFSSPWEQRSDR comes from the coding sequence ATGGATAACCAATCCATTTTCAAATATAGTTGGGAAACTCTCCCCAAGAAATGGGTAAAAAAAATGGAAAGATCGGAACATGGGAATAGATCTGATACCAATTCGGATTACCTATTTCAATTGTTGTGCTTTCTTAAATTGCATACCTATACAAGGGTTCAAGTTTCGATCGATATTTGCGGAGTTGATCATCCCTCTCGAAAACGAAGATTTGAAGTGGTCTATAATTTACTGAGTACTCGGTATAACTCACGCATTCGTGTACAAACCAGTGCAGACGAAGTAACACGAATATCTCCGGTAGTCAGTCTATTTCCATCAGCCGGCCGGTGGGAGCGAGAAGTTTGGGATATGTTTGGTGTTTCTTCCATCAATCATCCGGATCTACGCCGTATATCAACAGATTATGGTTTCGAGGGTCATCCATTACGAAAAGACCTTCCTCTGAGTGGATATGTGGAAGTACGCTATGATGATCCAGAGAAACGTGTAGTTTCTGAACCCATTGAGATGACCCAAGAATTTCGCTATTTCGATTTTTCTAGTCCTTGGGAACAGCGTAGCGACAGATAA